TCGTTGAAGGCGTTTTTGACGAGCTGGACGTTATTGAGCAGCTGGCTGAGGCCTTCGAGCGCGTAGTATTCGCACTGAATAGGGATGAAGACCTCGTTGGCCGCGACCATCGCATTGATGGTCAGAAGACCAAGACTGGGCGGGCAATCGATCAGGACGTAGTCCAACCGTGCCTCGCCATTGTCTTCAGCTGAACTGAGGTAATCATCGAGAGCTGCCTTCAATCGGCTTTCCCGATTCTTCACTGTGACCAGCTCGATTTCGGCGCCAGACAGTTCTATGGTCGCCGGCACAACAGAGAGTGCAGGGCCTTCTTCGCTGTGCTGTACAACCTCGCGGATAGACATGTCCCCCAGGAGCACGTCATAGATTGAGGCGACTTCGGAGTGATGCTCGATGCCAAGTGCGGTCGAGGCATTGCCCTGCGGGTCAGAGTCGATCACCAACACGTTCAGCCCATGCTTTGCCAAGGCCGCGGCAATGTTGACGGCTGTAGTTGTCTTGCCGACACCGCCCTTTTGGTTGGTGACGGCCATGATCCTGGTACTTATGGGCTTCGCAAAATCCGCCTCCATGAGCCTCTGACGTGCAGATTTGGTGTGAGCCAGCTCTGAGGCGATTGGCGAGCCGGCGCTCTCGGTCGCGATAGTGTCGTAAAAGGTTGAGTTTCGCGCTGTTTGTGAGCGCAATTGCTTGTTACGGGGATCAGCCATTCGAACTCCTGTTGTTCTTATGCCTTGATTCTACGCACCGACGGTAGATTTTCCGGGAAGCCATATGCGTGTTTCACGTGAAACACGTCGTACGTTTTTTCGTGACACTACGGCCATTGAGTAAAGCTGCGGTTGTCGATGCGCGGTCGTTCCTCGCTCCAAGTTTCACGTGAAACACTGCGAACAAACTGACGTCTGTGTT
This is a stretch of genomic DNA from Flaviflexus salsibiostraticola. It encodes these proteins:
- a CDS encoding ParA family protein, with translation MADPRNKQLRSQTARNSTFYDTIATESAGSPIASELAHTKSARQRLMEADFAKPISTRIMAVTNQKGGVGKTTTAVNIAAALAKHGLNVLVIDSDPQGNASTALGIEHHSEVASIYDVLLGDMSIREVVQHSEEGPALSVVPATIELSGAEIELVTVKNRESRLKAALDDYLSSAEDNGEARLDYVLIDCPPSLGLLTINAMVAANEVFIPIQCEYYALEGLSQLLNNVQLVKNAFNEVLDISTILLTMFDRRTNLANEVAQDVREHFPDKTLNTKIPRSVRISEAPSFEQTVITYNPSSPGAIAYEQAALEIVKQGAK